Proteins from a genomic interval of uncultured Desulfuromusa sp.:
- a CDS encoding type II secretion system protein encodes MMSRQLSNKGFSLLEAMIALAIVAIALVSLLGLTNRSIFVQDKVQKLTQATMLAQQLMGEQALIVAESQSTWEPQEDEFSEPFAGFRWQISYQDTLISQVKQVTVIVLWGDPAKNEQVQLVSFLPVGGSG; translated from the coding sequence ATGATGAGCAGACAACTGAGCAATAAAGGGTTTTCACTTCTCGAGGCGATGATCGCCCTGGCGATTGTGGCTATTGCTCTGGTGTCACTCCTTGGGCTCACGAATCGTTCTATTTTTGTTCAGGATAAAGTCCAGAAATTGACCCAGGCAACAATGTTGGCGCAACAACTCATGGGTGAACAGGCCTTGATCGTTGCTGAGTCGCAATCGACCTGGGAACCACAAGAGGATGAATTTAGCGAGCCGTTTGCAGGTTTTCGCTGGCAAATCAGCTATCAGGATACATTGATCAGTCAGGTAAAGCAGGTCACTGTCATCGTTCTTTGGGGAGATCCGGCAAAGAACGAACAGGTTCAGCTGGTCTCTTTCCTTCCCGTTGGAGGATCGGGATGA
- the gspF gene encoding type II secretion system inner membrane protein GspF, with product MALYEYSAFDAQGRKQRGVIEALSQNAASRKLRGQGLFPTKLATARSSGGSSQRTFFRQVSAIQLGVATRQLATMLTAGLPLDEALEMVAGQQTKGSLGSVFTRVRDDILQGSALHSALQAHPKIFQPLYTNMVQVGEASGTLDKVLLQLAEFTDEQARFNSQFKAALTYPLLMFLVGSGVLLFLMTFVVPKITRMLEDMEQTLPLPTLLLMSFSHFLAAYWWLILIVVVALAWSARRFSLTARGRFWFDQKKFSLPLIGPLALNISTARFAKTTATLLHSGVPLLTALEIVQNLLGNSYLMQALEVVREKVTEGAGLSEPLFETAVFPAMLPQMAAVGERSGELEEMLFKVAEIYEHQVQTRMTGLMALLEPLMILLMGSIVGFIVLAILLPIFQASQGMG from the coding sequence GTGGCCCTTTATGAATACAGTGCTTTTGATGCCCAAGGAAGAAAGCAGCGGGGTGTCATTGAGGCTCTGAGTCAGAATGCCGCCAGCCGTAAGCTTCGCGGCCAGGGACTGTTTCCGACGAAGCTTGCAACGGCCAGAAGTTCAGGAGGTTCCTCTCAGCGAACATTCTTTCGACAAGTCAGCGCTATTCAGCTGGGAGTTGCTACGCGCCAACTGGCGACGATGTTAACGGCAGGGCTACCACTTGACGAAGCCCTGGAGATGGTTGCCGGGCAACAAACCAAAGGCTCTCTCGGCTCGGTCTTTACCCGGGTGCGTGATGATATTTTACAGGGGAGTGCGTTGCATTCGGCCCTGCAAGCACATCCGAAAATTTTCCAACCACTTTATACAAATATGGTCCAGGTCGGGGAAGCAAGTGGAACCCTCGATAAGGTGCTGTTGCAGCTGGCTGAATTTACCGACGAACAAGCGCGATTCAATTCTCAATTTAAAGCGGCATTAACTTATCCCCTGTTGATGTTTCTGGTCGGCAGTGGGGTGCTGCTATTTTTGATGACCTTTGTTGTCCCTAAAATTACCCGAATGCTTGAAGATATGGAGCAGACGTTGCCGCTGCCGACTCTTTTACTCATGTCTTTCAGTCATTTTCTGGCAGCATACTGGTGGTTGATTTTAATTGTTGTCGTCGCTCTTGCCTGGAGTGCCCGCCGTTTTTCATTAACGGCCAGAGGTCGATTCTGGTTTGATCAGAAAAAGTTCTCTCTGCCTTTGATTGGTCCTCTTGCTTTAAATATTTCGACTGCGCGGTTTGCTAAAACAACTGCTACTTTGTTGCATAGTGGTGTTCCCTTGTTAACGGCTCTGGAGATTGTCCAGAATCTGCTTGGGAACAGCTATTTAATGCAGGCCCTTGAGGTTGTTCGGGAGAAAGTGACGGAAGGTGCAGGCCTTTCGGAGCCGTTATTTGAAACCGCTGTATTTCCTGCCATGTTGCCGCAGATGGCTGCTGTCGGTGAACGCAGTGGAGAGCTCGAGGAAATGCTGTTTAAGGTTGCTGAGATCTATGAGCATCAGGTGCAAACACGAATGACCGGTCTGATGGCATTGTTAGAGCCATTGATGATTTTGTTGATGGGAAGTATCGTCGGTTTTATCGTTCTGGCTATTTTACTCCCGATTTTTCAGGCCAGCCAGGGAATGGGGTAG
- the gspN gene encoding type II secretion system protein GspN codes for MNLFSGWQRLAGHRRFFLLCLLLFIVSTFLSTWLFFPIEAIQRRLLQNVSQQTGLDMRGRNATLLFPLGIGLDLSIYPDIPGLNDLEITELQVSPVWHSLFSSDKRLNLTGTLATGQFDVDAAESGVIHTQFKNVALAALQKADLLYRISGTVTGRFSGENLSENMEGQGDFSFHVVNVQIKGLEKIGLPASFSAGTLRLDGKFDQRRFSLEKVVLSEGFLDLSGGGNVLIGETPEQTRLNLNVRLHRTATTPDSLQELFNLTGIKPTADGSYLMRIGGTLAKPIIR; via the coding sequence ATGAATTTGTTCTCAGGCTGGCAAAGATTAGCAGGTCACCGTAGATTTTTTCTGCTCTGCCTGCTGCTGTTCATTGTTAGTACCTTTCTTTCGACCTGGTTGTTTTTTCCGATAGAAGCGATACAGCGTCGTTTGCTGCAGAATGTTTCACAACAGACAGGTCTTGATATGCGGGGGCGTAATGCAACCTTGCTGTTTCCTTTGGGCATAGGTCTGGATCTGTCAATATATCCAGATATTCCAGGGCTGAACGATCTTGAAATAACGGAACTACAGGTTTCTCCAGTGTGGCACAGCCTTTTCTCTTCTGATAAAAGGTTAAATCTGACCGGAACCCTGGCAACAGGGCAGTTTGATGTTGATGCCGCTGAGAGTGGTGTCATTCATACGCAGTTCAAGAATGTTGCGCTGGCGGCCTTGCAGAAAGCAGATCTTCTTTATCGTATCAGTGGAACAGTGACGGGGCGTTTTTCTGGTGAAAATCTTTCGGAAAATATGGAAGGACAGGGTGATTTCTCTTTCCATGTTGTCAATGTTCAGATCAAAGGACTGGAGAAAATAGGTTTGCCGGCCAGTTTTTCTGCAGGAACATTGCGTTTGGATGGAAAGTTTGACCAGCGCCGTTTCAGTTTGGAAAAAGTGGTGCTTTCAGAGGGTTTTTTGGACCTGAGCGGCGGAGGAAACGTGCTGATAGGAGAAACTCCTGAGCAAACAAGATTGAACCTGAATGTTCGCTTGCACCGGACGGCAACAACACCGGACAGTTTACAGGAGTTATTTAATTTAACCGGTATTAAGCCGACGGCAGACGGGAGTTATCTCATGAGAATTGGAGGAACCCTGGCAAAGCCAATCATTCGTTAA
- a CDS encoding prepilin-type N-terminal cleavage/methylation domain-containing protein, protein MLQTGSLTDRSGFTLVELIVVIVILSLMSFISLPLLANRGDSDEKLVVRRISGTIKQLYNEATLTRDEHLLTFDFERNSLRAYRLRSSDGVIEKEAFGREVSLEPLQIRQVSIDGQGNFNTGQISTRIFPLGWMEATNLFLGKDNGGEMVLEFSPLTGSIIIDDEQTTEQ, encoded by the coding sequence ATGTTGCAAACTGGCTCCTTGACGGATCGCTCTGGATTTACCCTCGTTGAGCTGATAGTTGTTATTGTCATTCTGTCGCTGATGAGTTTTATCAGTTTGCCGCTGCTGGCAAATCGTGGTGATAGCGATGAAAAGTTAGTGGTTCGACGGATTTCCGGCACTATCAAGCAGTTGTATAACGAGGCTACATTAACCCGGGATGAACATTTACTGACGTTTGATTTTGAGCGTAACAGTTTACGGGCATATCGCTTGCGATCCAGTGATGGTGTTATTGAAAAAGAAGCTTTTGGAAGAGAGGTCAGTCTGGAGCCGCTACAGATCAGGCAGGTGAGTATTGACGGTCAAGGAAATTTCAATACTGGACAGATTTCTACCCGGATTTTTCCCCTCGGCTGGATGGAAGCGACAAACCTCTTTTTAGGTAAAGATAACGGAGGTGAAATGGTGCTTGAGTTTTCCCCCCTGACAGGATCGATAATTATTGATGATGAGCAGACAACTGAGCAATAA
- a CDS encoding type II secretion system protein GspJ, producing MKRTSCGFTLVEVLVAIFIGALVLTSVYGVFGSVSKVRNRLETEGDLYHQARIFFDRIGGELGSMRVSPLGAEAVFSSGETTAGVFFLEFNTELVSPLLEKYGGISRVRYEVQQDEESIQLLRSEKVLLADMAASEPLLFIAGLSSFQVRFFSQGDWSESWSRSTPPQMVEITLELRTDDQVIPFRSSFVLSGVSG from the coding sequence ATGAAAAGAACCTCATGCGGATTTACCCTGGTTGAAGTGTTGGTGGCAATCTTTATCGGCGCTCTGGTTTTGACCAGCGTCTACGGCGTTTTCGGTTCCGTGAGTAAAGTACGGAATCGTCTCGAGACGGAAGGAGATCTATACCATCAGGCACGGATTTTCTTCGATCGTATTGGCGGAGAACTTGGCAGTATGAGAGTCTCTCCTCTTGGAGCTGAGGCTGTTTTCAGTTCCGGGGAAACGACAGCTGGTGTTTTTTTTCTTGAGTTTAATACGGAACTGGTTTCTCCGTTGCTGGAAAAGTATGGAGGAATATCCCGGGTGCGTTACGAAGTGCAGCAGGATGAAGAGTCAATTCAGCTGTTGCGCAGTGAAAAAGTTTTACTCGCAGATATGGCCGCATCTGAGCCCCTGCTTTTTATTGCGGGCTTGTCCTCTTTTCAGGTGCGCTTTTTTTCTCAGGGGGATTGGTCCGAAAGTTGGTCAAGATCAACGCCACCACAGATGGTTGAGATTACTCTGGAACTTCGTACTGACGATCAGGTGATACCGTTTCGGAGTAGCTTTGTCCTGTCCGGAGTGAGTGGATGA
- the gspE gene encoding type II secretion system ATPase GspE: protein MRPLKWRQLGEILIRDKGIPEDVVRQALREQESSSLRLGEILKQKGEATEILLAEALATQSGMEYVAEPKVKTSALHLLTTVPISYAKENLAVPLEIDGQTIRLAVADPGNNQILNDLSVLTGCRIIPCLAEPDRLIEAINQAYETLSGGGDSSISDIGQDDLELDVSEIEDLLDTSDEAPIIRFVNGLLTQAYRRRASDIHIEPFETEVVVRYRVDGLLYEVQRPPHRALANIISRLKIMANLDIAEKRLPQDGRFSVRIAGKQADIRVSTLPTAFGERVVLRLLDKSTGVLGLGDIGVDTEMLPQVKRMIQKNHGIFLVTGPTGAGKTTTLYSALSAINSHEQNIITIEDPIEYQLPGVGQIQVNSKINLTFAQGLRSILRQDPDVIMVGEIRDSETAKIAVQAALTGHLVFSTLHTNDSAGALARLVEMGVEPFLAASALIGVLAQRLVRTICPHCRVSYQPEEKLLAELFDEIDIPKQATFYRGRGCSHCMQVGYLGRTGLYELLEVTDPIRHLVTDNADAASIRQQALKMGMRPLRQAGLAKVLSGETTVEEVLRVTQEEV from the coding sequence ATGCGACCGTTGAAGTGGCGACAACTGGGAGAGATCCTGATACGGGACAAAGGGATTCCGGAGGATGTCGTACGTCAAGCGCTTCGGGAGCAGGAGTCGAGTTCTTTACGTCTCGGAGAAATTCTCAAACAAAAGGGGGAGGCTACCGAAATTCTGCTGGCGGAAGCTCTGGCCACTCAAAGCGGGATGGAGTATGTCGCGGAACCAAAGGTTAAAACAAGTGCATTGCATTTATTGACTACGGTCCCCATCAGTTATGCGAAAGAGAATCTTGCCGTTCCTTTGGAAATTGATGGACAGACAATCCGTCTGGCGGTTGCTGATCCGGGGAATAATCAAATTTTAAATGATCTGTCGGTTTTGACCGGGTGTCGAATCATCCCTTGTTTGGCAGAACCGGATCGATTAATCGAAGCCATAAATCAAGCGTATGAGACTCTTTCCGGTGGTGGAGACAGCTCCATTTCTGATATTGGACAGGATGACCTGGAGCTGGATGTCTCTGAGATTGAAGATCTTCTGGATACCAGCGATGAAGCGCCGATTATCCGTTTTGTCAATGGCTTACTCACTCAAGCGTACCGCAGACGTGCCAGTGATATTCACATTGAACCCTTTGAAACTGAAGTTGTTGTTCGTTATCGAGTTGATGGACTCCTTTACGAAGTGCAGCGTCCTCCTCATCGTGCTCTGGCCAATATTATCTCCCGTTTGAAAATCATGGCGAATCTTGATATCGCTGAAAAAAGGCTTCCACAAGATGGTCGTTTTTCAGTCCGTATTGCTGGAAAGCAGGCGGATATCAGGGTGTCAACTCTACCCACGGCATTCGGGGAGCGGGTTGTCCTGCGCCTGCTGGATAAAAGTACTGGTGTGCTGGGGTTGGGGGATATTGGCGTCGATACGGAGATGTTGCCGCAAGTCAAAAGAATGATACAGAAAAATCATGGAATCTTTCTGGTCACTGGTCCGACAGGGGCGGGGAAAACGACCACCCTGTATTCTGCCCTGTCAGCTATCAATTCGCATGAACAGAATATTATTACCATTGAAGATCCTATAGAATATCAGCTTCCGGGTGTCGGGCAGATTCAAGTCAATTCCAAGATAAATCTGACTTTTGCCCAGGGGCTGCGATCAATTTTACGTCAGGATCCTGATGTTATTATGGTGGGCGAGATACGTGATAGTGAAACAGCTAAAATTGCTGTTCAAGCTGCATTAACAGGCCATCTTGTGTTCTCCACTTTGCATACAAATGATTCGGCAGGTGCTTTGGCGCGTTTGGTCGAGATGGGGGTGGAACCGTTTTTGGCAGCGTCAGCTTTGATCGGGGTTCTGGCTCAGCGGTTGGTGAGAACGATCTGTCCCCATTGTCGGGTCAGTTATCAGCCTGAGGAGAAACTTCTCGCTGAACTGTTTGACGAAATTGATATCCCCAAACAGGCGACTTTTTACCGCGGACGTGGTTGCAGCCACTGCATGCAGGTCGGTTATTTAGGGCGTACCGGCTTGTATGAGCTTTTGGAAGTTACGGATCCCATTCGTCATCTGGTAACCGATAATGCTGATGCCGCATCGATTCGACAACAGGCATTGAAGATGGGGATGCGTCCGTTGCGACAAGCTGGATTGGCCAAAGTCCTGTCAGGAGAAACAACCGTGGAAGAAGTTCTGCGGGTGACTCAGGAGGAGGTTTAG
- the gspM gene encoding type II secretion system protein GspM: protein MMIKHLNPREKIVVVVGLVVLLFLFVWFALLSPYFKTMGTLERKIVTHQQNLQKVEAMREQISQLRQQLAGVKVAKQGAKPLFSLVENMAVQTGVREQLLSMRPQPVTTQGQFRQQLVEIRLEKISLSQVVKLLHAIEYRSGGVQVKSMQIKPRFEDRSMLDVNMVLMSLESL, encoded by the coding sequence ATGATGATTAAGCATCTCAACCCGAGGGAAAAAATCGTTGTTGTTGTCGGCTTGGTTGTGCTGTTATTTTTATTTGTCTGGTTTGCTCTGCTGAGTCCCTATTTTAAAACCATGGGGACCCTTGAGCGTAAAATTGTAACACATCAACAAAATCTGCAAAAAGTTGAAGCAATGCGCGAGCAAATCAGCCAGTTAAGGCAGCAGCTTGCTGGAGTAAAAGTCGCTAAGCAAGGAGCGAAACCTTTATTTTCTCTGGTCGAAAATATGGCTGTGCAGACAGGTGTCCGTGAACAGTTACTCTCCATGCGCCCACAACCGGTAACAACTCAAGGGCAGTTTCGGCAGCAGCTGGTTGAGATTCGGCTGGAAAAAATATCGTTATCCCAAGTCGTCAAACTGTTACATGCGATCGAATATCGAAGTGGAGGAGTTCAGGTAAAATCAATGCAGATCAAGCCTCGTTTTGAAGATCGTTCGATGCTCGATGTCAATATGGTTTTGATGTCTCTGGAGAGCTTATGA
- the gspK gene encoding type II secretion system minor pseudopilin GspK has translation MSRLCNQNGMALLLILVIVALLSSLVIEFSFSTLVDLRATETFRDRTKALYLARGGVEAARTILQEDSNDFDHPAEFWGNPLTNIPAGDGDVSLTITDLTGRLNVNFVADKRGNPLPGYHRFVALCEDVLLLDQTEAEELADSLVYWFNADKTKITPDDNYYANLHPPYQRRGDKLTILEELKLVKGFDSQRFERIKPYIRVAGGEQINLNTAPAAVLYAWQFSAAEGNVEVIFDQKDIEALVEYRRDSVYQTLSDLELVEGIGERWSSAWVLNSIGVSGTIYQVLSQGRVNEGTREAKAIIDKQTDELLSFKVE, from the coding sequence ATGAGCAGGTTATGCAATCAAAACGGTATGGCCTTGTTGCTGATTCTGGTTATCGTCGCATTACTGAGTTCTTTGGTTATTGAATTTTCTTTCTCAACCCTGGTTGATTTACGGGCGACAGAAACATTTCGTGATCGGACAAAAGCTCTGTATCTTGCGCGAGGTGGGGTTGAAGCGGCCCGGACGATTTTACAGGAAGATAGTAATGATTTTGACCATCCGGCGGAATTCTGGGGGAATCCGCTAACGAATATTCCCGCGGGTGATGGGGATGTCAGTTTGACGATAACCGATCTGACCGGGCGGTTGAATGTGAATTTTGTTGCGGATAAGCGAGGCAATCCACTGCCGGGTTATCATCGGTTTGTCGCTCTGTGTGAAGATGTTCTGCTTCTGGATCAAACAGAAGCAGAAGAATTAGCCGATTCACTGGTCTATTGGTTTAACGCGGATAAAACCAAAATAACACCAGATGATAATTATTATGCGAATTTGCACCCCCCTTATCAGAGACGGGGGGATAAATTAACGATTCTGGAAGAATTAAAGCTGGTCAAGGGGTTTGATTCACAACGTTTTGAGAGGATCAAACCTTACATCCGCGTTGCCGGCGGTGAGCAGATCAATCTTAATACTGCTCCTGCTGCAGTTTTGTATGCTTGGCAATTCTCTGCTGCAGAAGGTAATGTTGAAGTTATTTTCGATCAAAAGGACATTGAAGCTCTGGTTGAATATCGTCGGGACTCTGTTTACCAGACATTGTCGGATCTTGAATTGGTCGAAGGGATCGGAGAGCGCTGGTCTTCAGCATGGGTGTTGAATTCAATCGGAGTCTCAGGAACGATCTATCAGGTCCTCAGTCAAGGACGGGTGAATGAAGGAACACGTGAGGCAAAAGCAATTATTGATAAACAAACGGATGAACTTCTGAGTTTCAAGGTGGAATAA
- the gspL gene encoding type II secretion system protein GspL produces the protein MSKRFIGIDLEGTDVRVAILTATPGKIDIELDKRSYETHEAAALAIREMLGGKITLGDRLITALPCRVGLFRRLRFPFREKNKIEAALPLELKSQLPISLEEHVISFLPPRAREDDYEVDAVVVNKLEIEELLTHFPDPEQNPRRIDLFPFALLPILREQDGILVYCRRLEVVVALVYDGMIRDYRLLPGTSELSEEEVFDFIASQVSQLENTIGHEGLPLWITGAGVTEELLVLLYKTDRTLLTPAEDVFGDEVSYEMAPAALLALTELREEKKTGQLNFRQGAFSARGQLEIFRTKLVAVAILVFLVAIVGAMTMHLGFLQKKRQESRLKQQMTGIFKQIMPANTAIVDVPLQLESQLKDLQKQVQLFGLGGRGAAKVLQGLSNSIDPNVRIDIREFNYDSDGVSLTGSADSFEAVNQIAERLKENPLFRQAEIKDAKLAPDNSEVDFQLQLNFHNGGE, from the coding sequence ATGTCTAAACGCTTTATCGGTATTGATCTGGAAGGAACAGATGTCAGGGTTGCAATTTTAACAGCAACACCCGGTAAGATTGATATTGAACTGGATAAGCGCAGCTATGAAACCCATGAAGCTGCAGCACTGGCGATAAGAGAAATGCTGGGGGGAAAAATCACCCTGGGAGATCGTTTGATTACGGCATTACCTTGTCGGGTGGGTTTGTTTCGTCGCCTCAGGTTCCCATTTCGTGAAAAAAATAAAATAGAAGCGGCCCTGCCGTTGGAGTTGAAATCACAATTGCCGATTTCTCTGGAAGAGCATGTGATCTCTTTTTTACCGCCGAGAGCCCGTGAAGACGATTATGAGGTCGATGCTGTTGTTGTCAATAAGCTTGAGATAGAGGAACTTCTGACTCATTTTCCTGATCCTGAGCAAAACCCACGCCGCATTGATCTTTTTCCTTTTGCATTACTGCCGATTTTGCGTGAACAGGATGGTATTCTGGTGTATTGCCGTCGACTTGAGGTGGTCGTGGCACTTGTTTACGATGGGATGATTCGGGACTATAGGCTGTTGCCCGGGACCAGTGAGCTCAGTGAAGAGGAAGTTTTTGACTTTATTGCCAGTCAAGTCAGTCAGCTTGAAAATACGATCGGTCATGAAGGCCTTCCCCTGTGGATTACAGGAGCTGGGGTGACAGAGGAGCTCCTGGTTCTTCTCTATAAAACGGATCGGACTCTATTGACTCCAGCTGAGGACGTTTTTGGTGACGAAGTGAGCTATGAAATGGCTCCTGCTGCATTGTTGGCTCTGACTGAGTTGCGAGAAGAGAAAAAAACAGGACAATTAAACTTTCGTCAGGGGGCGTTTTCTGCACGGGGACAACTGGAAATTTTTCGTACAAAACTTGTCGCTGTGGCCATCCTGGTATTTCTTGTCGCCATTGTCGGCGCTATGACAATGCATCTTGGATTTCTGCAAAAAAAACGTCAGGAAAGTCGTTTGAAACAACAGATGACAGGAATTTTCAAACAAATTATGCCGGCAAACACAGCAATTGTGGATGTGCCATTGCAGTTGGAGAGCCAACTCAAGGATCTGCAGAAACAAGTTCAGCTTTTTGGTCTTGGAGGTCGTGGTGCAGCAAAAGTCTTACAGGGACTTTCCAACAGCATTGATCCGAATGTGCGAATTGATATTCGGGAATTCAATTATGATAGTGATGGCGTCAGTTTGACCGGGAGTGCAGACTCATTTGAAGCTGTCAACCAGATAGCTGAAAGACTGAAAGAAAATCCCCTTTTCAGGCAGGCAGAAATTAAAGATGCAAAGCTTGCACCCGATAACAGTGAAGTTGATTTTCAACTGCAACTCAATTTTCACAATGGGGGGGAATGA
- the gspD gene encoding type II secretion system secretin GspD, which translates to MVIRRCINVLLPIYFLLILLVSQPLAAQNENIAGELEVTLDFQNVELIDMIGTISELTGKNFVYDESVRGKVSIVSPKPVSVSEAYRLFSTVLRVKGFTIVPSGEVNKIISIRSAKEENLPIGSGKNLGEQFITRIIELKNLDAKVVVDTILRPLMPKTSHVVAYEPTNTVVITDSAANIKRLVEILTTLDKSWDSEQTEIVSLRFSDAEETAQMVMQILEGGSASTPRGAKPGTSLSRKTRGQVFPYERTNKLMLLGDGKFIMRAKELVIQLDEKADLGRAGVHVYYLEHAESEGLSETLNKIVVGAKKNQTANNDKSVGEIFGDVTITADKPTNALIVNATAEDYENVQGLIRQLDIKRKQVFVEALILELSMNALMDLGTSLQGAIETGSDSLIFGSSNADDGLVDGVPSVLTQAVDGILLGGLFNPITTIVNGEEVTVPALSALIGLSQTDSDVNVLSAPRLLTSDNEEAEIVVGKNVPIITSKSTDNAGNPINSVERQDAALTLRFTPQITEGNLVRLKIYQEISSVVAESTATGTVDEVGPTFKKTLLRNSIVARDGETVVLGGLFQTDTTASVTKVPLLGDIPFLGRLFKRTSDIENKTSLLIFITPKVIRDSEELKKITQENREKMELFKGEAGSEKFFGLDAQEENLIKPETAVGN; encoded by the coding sequence GTGGTGATTCGACGCTGCATAAATGTTTTACTGCCTATATATTTCCTTCTGATTTTGCTGGTTTCTCAACCACTGGCGGCACAGAATGAAAACATAGCCGGGGAGCTTGAAGTCACGCTCGATTTTCAGAATGTCGAGTTGATTGATATGATCGGGACAATCAGTGAACTGACCGGTAAAAATTTTGTCTACGACGAGTCAGTGCGTGGCAAGGTCAGTATTGTCTCGCCTAAACCTGTTTCTGTGAGCGAGGCGTATCGATTATTCAGTACCGTGCTGAGAGTTAAGGGTTTTACGATTGTGCCTTCCGGAGAAGTCAATAAGATTATTTCGATTCGTAGTGCAAAAGAAGAGAACCTGCCTATTGGTAGCGGGAAAAATCTTGGTGAACAATTCATCACTCGGATTATTGAGCTGAAAAATCTGGATGCCAAGGTGGTAGTTGATACAATTTTGCGTCCTCTCATGCCTAAGACCAGTCATGTGGTTGCTTATGAGCCCACCAACACCGTGGTTATCACCGACAGTGCTGCCAATATCAAGCGTCTTGTTGAAATTCTAACCACTTTGGATAAATCCTGGGACAGTGAACAAACGGAGATTGTTTCCCTCCGCTTCTCTGATGCTGAAGAAACGGCACAGATGGTGATGCAGATTCTTGAAGGTGGAAGTGCTTCAACGCCGCGAGGAGCCAAGCCGGGGACGTCTCTCAGTCGGAAAACCCGCGGACAGGTTTTTCCCTATGAGCGGACAAATAAACTGATGTTGCTGGGTGATGGAAAATTTATCATGCGGGCCAAAGAACTTGTTATTCAATTGGATGAAAAGGCTGATCTCGGGCGTGCCGGGGTGCATGTTTATTATCTTGAGCATGCGGAGTCTGAGGGGTTGTCTGAAACTCTGAACAAAATTGTTGTCGGAGCAAAGAAAAACCAGACAGCAAATAATGATAAATCGGTGGGAGAAATCTTTGGCGATGTCACAATTACGGCAGATAAACCCACCAATGCATTGATCGTCAATGCAACAGCCGAGGACTATGAGAACGTTCAAGGGCTTATCCGCCAATTGGATATCAAGAGGAAGCAGGTTTTTGTCGAAGCTTTAATCCTGGAGTTGTCAATGAATGCATTGATGGATCTGGGAACTTCCTTGCAGGGAGCAATCGAGACGGGCAGTGATAGTCTGATTTTTGGGTCCAGCAATGCGGATGATGGTCTTGTTGATGGTGTCCCAAGTGTCCTCACACAGGCTGTGGATGGTATTTTACTGGGAGGGTTATTTAATCCAATCACAACGATTGTCAATGGTGAGGAAGTCACGGTCCCGGCTCTTTCTGCTCTTATCGGGCTTTCCCAGACAGATTCCGATGTTAATGTTCTCTCTGCTCCGCGCTTGCTGACTTCAGATAACGAAGAAGCTGAAATTGTTGTTGGTAAAAATGTTCCCATCATTACATCCAAGTCAACCGATAACGCAGGCAACCCGATCAACTCAGTTGAGCGGCAGGATGCCGCCCTCACTTTAAGGTTTACTCCACAAATTACCGAGGGCAACCTGGTCCGTTTGAAAATTTATCAGGAAATAAGTTCTGTGGTGGCTGAATCGACCGCAACAGGGACCGTCGATGAGGTCGGCCCGACCTTTAAAAAGACGTTGCTACGCAATTCCATTGTTGCTCGTGATGGAGAAACCGTTGTCTTGGGTGGTTTATTTCAGACGGATACCACTGCGTCAGTGACCAAGGTTCCTCTGCTTGGAGACATTCCTTTTCTTGGACGTTTATTCAAGAGAACCAGTGACATTGAGAACAAAACCAGCTTACTGATTTTTATTACTCCCAAGGTGATTCGAGATAGTGAGGAATTGAAAAAAATAACCCAGGAAAACCGGGAAAAGATGGAATTATTCAAGGGGGAGGCGGGTTCCGAAAAGTTTTTCGGTCTGGATGCTCAAGAAGAGAATTTGATAAAACCAGAGACGGCAGTAGGGAATTAA